The genomic stretch AACTCTTTTCTAAAAATCATCAGTGATTTTCAAATAATTTTGAAGAACAATTTAAAGATACGATTTAATCGATTTGAATCACATTATATAATGAATCTCTCTCTACAGGTATCCGGCCTGCATTACGAATCAGTGATTTTAACTCCTCTGAATTGAGAGAAGGATTGGTATCTTCTGCTCCAGCCATTGAGTATATTTTGGTTGAATCATTAATAGTGCCATCCAGGTCGTCCACGCCAAATGATAGTGAAAGAGCAGCCATTTGCTTACCCATCATAGGCCAATAGGCTTTAATATGGGGAATATTATCAAGAAAGATCCTCGAAACAGCGAAATTGCGCATATCTTCCAGGAGAGAAACCTCCCCTACCCAGGAAAGCTCATTGTTCATACTTCTGAATTTCAAAGGGATGAAAGCATTAAAACCACCTGTTTTATCCTGTAGAGATCTTAGTCGCTGGAGGTGTTCAATCCGATGCTCATAATGCTCAACATGTCCATACAAAATAGTACAATTACTTGGAATACCCAGTTTATGCGCAGTTTCATGGACATCCAACCAGGCTTCAGAGGTAGATTTCTTTCCACAAATCACTTCCCTTATTTGTTCATCAAAGATTTCAGCTCCACCACCAGGGATAGAATCCAAACCTGCCTCTTTTAATATCTGTAATCCCTGTTCAAGACCAATACCAGCTTTCTTCGCCATATATTCTATTTCAATAGCTGTATAGGCTTTAATATGTAAACCGGGGCGGCATGTCTTCACTTTTCTGATCAGATCAGCATAGTAATTGATATCCCTGGCAGGATGTACTGCACCTACAATATGTACTTCCGTTATTTCATCACCAAG from Bacteroidales bacterium encodes the following:
- the mqnE gene encoding aminofutalosine synthase MqnE, coding for MKELLESALLPDHLKLIAIKVLDGERISTSEGLILYKEAELSLLALLADNVRIRINNNYTFYNRNVHIEPTNICVYNCKFCSYSHHQSPESWELSIEEMVEKVKSLGDEITEVHIVGAVHPARDINYYADLIRKVKTCRPGLHIKAYTAIEIEYMAKKAGIGLEQGLQILKEAGLDSIPGGGAEIFDEQIREVICGKKSTSEAWLDVHETAHKLGIPSNCTILYGHVEHYEHRIEHLQRLRSLQDKTGGFNAFIPLKFRSMNNELSWVGEVSLLEDMRNFAVSRIFLDNIPHIKAYWPMMGKQMAALSLSFGVDDLDGTINDSTKIYSMAGAEDTNPSLNSEELKSLIRNAGRIPVERDSLYNVIQID